One Gossypium hirsutum isolate 1008001.06 chromosome A11, Gossypium_hirsutum_v2.1, whole genome shotgun sequence genomic window carries:
- the LOC107888639 gene encoding WD repeat-containing protein 48 homolog, whose product MHRVGSGGNNTNSNRPRKEKRLTYVLNDTADTKHCAGINCLAVLKSSALYGCNYLFTGSRDGTLKRWALGENAATCSATFESHVDWVNDTVIAGDSTLVSCSSDTTLKTWNCLSEGTCTRTFRQHSDYVTCLAAAEKNTNVVASGGLGGEVFVWDIEAAVTPVSKSSDVVEDDCSNSMNGSANLLPISSPRTISSSNSIRTHTTQGHGYVPIAVKGHKESVYALAMNDSSSLLVSGGTEKVVRVWDPRTGSKNMKLRGHADNIRALLLDSTGRYCLSGSSDSMIRLWDLGQQRCVHSYAVHTDSVWALASTPTFSHVYSGGRDLSLYLTDLTTRESLLLCTKEQPILQLALHDDSIWVATTDSSVCRWPAEGRTPQNVFQRGGSFLAGNLSFSRARVSLEGSTPAPVYKEPIFTIPGTPAIVQHEILNNRRHVLTKDAAGSVKLWEITRGVVIVDYGQVSFDEKKEQLFEMVSIPAWFTADTRLGCLSVHLDTPQCFTAEMYSVDLNITGKPEDDKVNLARETLKGLLVHWLAKRRQRHDFQASANGDVVSGKDMTARSSAHSRIEVDGNAENDSLVYPPFEFSTVSPPSVITEGSQGGPWRKKITELDATEDEKDFPSWVLDCVLNNRLPPRENTKFSFYLYPCEGSAVQILTQGKLSAPRILRMHKVVNYVIEKLVLDKPIDSLNTDGTYAAGLGAQPQHSASGEGSLRSGLKPWQKLRPSIEILCNNQVLSPEMSLATVRTYIWKRPEDLVLNYRMIQGK is encoded by the exons ATGCACCGAGTGGGCAGTGGGGGGAACAATACCAATTCTAACCGCCCACGGAAAGAAAAAAGGTTGACATATGTACTGAATGATACCGCCGACACAAAG CATTGTGCAGGCATAAATTGTTTGGCTGTGCTAAAGTCATCAGCCTTGTATGGGTGCAACTATCTTTTCACTGGTAGCCGTGATGGCACACTTAAGAGATGGGCACTTGGTGAAAATGCTGCCACATGCTCTGCTACATTTGAGTCGCATGTTGATTGG GTAAATGATACTGTTATTGCTGGTGATAGTACACTTGTTTCATGCTCTTCAGACACTACATTGAAG ACGTGGAATTGCTTGTCTGAAGGAACTTGCACCAGGACTTTCCGTCAACACTCTGACTATGTTACATGTCTAGCCGCAGCTGAAAAAAAT ACCAATGTGGTTGCCTCTGGGGGTCTTGGAGGGGAAGTTTTTGTGTGGGATATAGAAGCTGCAGTAACTCCAGTCTCTAAATCCAGTGATGTAGTGGAAGATGATTGTTCCAACAGTATGAATGGTTCGGCAAATTTATTACCGATATCAAGTCCGAGAACAATTAGCTCAAGTAACAGCATTAGGACGCACACAACTCAGGGTCATGGATATGTCCCCATTGCTGTCAAAGGTCACAAAGAATCGGTCTATGCATTGGCAATGAATGATAGCAGCTCCCTTCTTGTCTCTGGTGGAACTGAGAAG GTTGTGCGAGTTTGGGATCCAAGAACTGGTTCaaagaatatgaaattaagaGGGCATGCAGATAACATTAGGGCTTTGCTTCTGGATTCTACTGGCAG ATATTGTTTGTCAGGGTCCTCGGATTCTATGATCAG GCTGTGGGACCTTGGTCAACAGCGTTGTGTGCATTCATATGCTGTGCACACAGATTCTGTTTGGGCACTTGCAAGCACCCCAACATTTAGTCATGTTTATAGTGGTGGTAGAGATCTTTCT TTATATCTGACAGACTTGACAACAAGAGAGAGTCTTTTGCTTTGCACCAAGGAACAACCAATTTTGCAGTTGGCATTGCATGATGATAGTATATGGGTTGCAACTACAGATTCTTCAGTTTGTAGGTGGCCTGCTGAGGGACGGACTCCTCAGAATGTCTTCCAAAGAGGTGGTTCATTTTTGGCTGGAAACTTGTCTTTTTCGAGGGCAAGAGTTTCATTAGAAGGGTCTACCCCA GCCCCTGTTTATAAAGAACCAATCTTTACCATTCCTGGAACTCCAGCAATTGTTCagcatgaaattttaaataacagAAGGCATGTATTGACAAAG GATGCTGCTGGTTCAGTAAAGCTCTGGGAGATAACCAGGGGTGTTGTGATTGTGGATTATGGACAG GTTTCATTTGACGAGAAAAAGGAACAGCTTTTTGAGATG GTAAGCATTCCTGCATGGTTCACTGCGGATACCCGGCTTGGATGCTTGTCTGTTCATTTAGACACGCCCCAATGCTTTACTGCAGAGATGTATTCTGTAGATCTGAACATAACTGGCAAGCCTGAGGATGATAAG GTTAATCTAGCTCGTGAAACCCTTAAAGGTCTTTTGGTTCATTGGTTGGCCAAAAGAAGGCAAAGACATGACTTCCAGGCTTCTGCTAATGGAGATGTTGTATCAGGAAAAGATATGACTGCCAGAAGTTCTGCTCATTCAAGGATTGAGGTAGATGGAAATGCTGAAAATGACTCATTGGTCTATCCTCCTTTCGAGTTTTCTACTGTTTCCCCTCCCTCAGTTATTACCGAGGGTTCCCAAGGAGGTCCTTGGAGAAAGAAAATTACTGAATTGGATGCAACTGAGGATGAGAAGGACTTCCCTTCGTGGGTTTTGGATTGTGTATTAAATAATCGGCTACCACCTAGAGAAAACACCAA GTTCAGCTTCTATCTTTATCCATGTGAAGGTTCAGCTGTTCAGATACTGACACAAGGAAAGTTAAGTGCTCCTCGCATATTGAGAATGCATAAG GTTGTTAATTATGTCATAGAAAAGCTGGTGCTTGACAAACCAATTGATAGTTTAAATACCGATGGGACATATGCTGCTGGACTTGGAGCACAACCGCAACATTCAGCAAGTGGAGAGGGATCTCTTCGGTCTGGATTGAAGCCTTGGCAAAAGCTTCGGCCTTCTATTGAGATTTTATGCAATAATCAG GTACTGTCTCCGGAGATGAGCTTAGCCACTGTGCGGACTTACATATGGAAGAGACCTGAGGACTTGGTACTTAATTATAGAATGATTCAAGGCAAGTGA